A window from Triticum aestivum cultivar Chinese Spring chromosome 6D, IWGSC CS RefSeq v2.1, whole genome shotgun sequence encodes these proteins:
- the LOC123145691 gene encoding sugar transporter ERD6-like 16 isoform X2, translating into MAAALPPSTAPPLLTRRSAAGLERSRRSPRGQHGGCCARRLPAAATAGATCGLTRRATAVAAAARAGEGAEEGSLQMVLLSTAVAVCGSFEFGTCVGYSAPAQAGIVGDIGLSNSQYGIFASVLTVGAMVGALTSGRLADTLGRKMTMRLAAIVGIFGWLAIYLAKGATMLCLGRVLLGYCTGVLSYVVPVFISEIAPKGLRGGLAASNQLFICSGCSAAYIIGATISWRSLVIVGLVPCVFLLVGLPFIPESPRWLANIGREKEFRASLQKLRGEKADISGEATEIIEHVESVLGLPKARIQDLFHRKNMYAVIVGVGLKVFQQLGGINALGFYTSYIFSSAGFSGKLGTTLIGIIQIPITLLGALLMDRSGRRTLLLVSSSGTFVGCFLTGLSFYFKAQGLYTQLVPTLALYGILAYYVAYSIGMGPVPWVIMSEIFSINMKGIAGRLVTLVSWVGSFVISYSFSFLMDWNSAGTFFLFSAASLVTVLFVARLVPETKGRTLEEIQESLMAGT; encoded by the exons ATGGCTGCCGCGCTCCCTCCGTCGACCGCTCCGCCGCTCCTCACCCGCCGCTCCGCAGCAGGCCTCGAACGCAGCCGCCGGTCGCCGCGCGGGCAGCATGGCGGCTGCTGTGCGCGCCGGTTGCCGGCAGCGGCGACCGCCGGCGCCACATGCGGCCTGACGCGGAGAGCCACGGCTGTGGCGGCGGCCGCTCGGGCCGGGGAGGGCGCGGAGGAGGGGTCGCTGCAGATGGTCCTGCTCAGCACCGCGGTGGCCGTGTGCGGTTCCTTCGAGTTCGGCACCTGT GTTGGGTATTCTGCGCCGGCTCAGGCTGGAATCGTCGGCGACATTGGACTGTCCAATTCACAG TATGGCATCTTTGCATCTGTCTTGACGGTTGGTGCAATGGTCGGCGCTCTGACCAGTGGCCGCCTTGCAGACACTCTTGGACGCAAAATG ACCATGCGGCTGGCAGCAATTGTAGGCATTTTTGGTTGGCTTGCTATATACCTAGCCAAG GGCGCAACGATGCTCTGCTTGGGACGAGTCTTGCTGGGCTACTGTACAGGGGTCCTTTCTTATGTG GTACCTGTCTTCATATCTGAAATAGCACCAAAGGGTCTCCGAGGAGGCCTTGCAGCCTCAAACCAG CTGTTTATTTGTTCAGGGTGTTCAGCTGCCTACATCATTGGAGCAACGATTTCGTGGCGCTCTTTGGTTATCGTGG GATTAGTGCCTTGTGTGTTCCTCCTCGTGGGTCTTCCCTTCATTCCCGAGTCTCCAAGGTGGCTG GCCAACATCGGGAGAGAGAAAGAATTCCGTGCTTCACTACAAAAGCTTAGGGGTGAAAAGGCTGACATATCTGGAGAGGctactgagattata GAGCATGTTGAATCAGTTCTGGGTTTACCTAAGGCCAGGATTCAGGATTTGTTTCACAGGAAAAATATGTATGCAGTCATT GTGGGCGTCGGCCTGAAGGTCTTTCAGCAACTGGGGGGAATAAACGCATTAGGCTTCTATACAAGCTATATCTTTTCATCTGCAG GGTTTTCTGGTAAACTTGGGACCACATTGATCGGCATTATTCAG ATTCCAATCACGTTACTTGGGGCCCTTCTCATGGATAGGAGTGGAAGAAGAACCCTTCTACTG GTGTCTTCATCTGGCACATTTGTGGGCTGCTTTCTTACTGGGCTATCATTCTACTTCAAG GCACAAGGACTGTACACACAATTGGTTCCTACATTGGCTCTTTACGGCATACTG GCATACTATGTGGCATACTCAATTGGAATGGGACCTGTTCCTTGGGTTATCATGTCCGAG ATATTCTCAATCAACATGAAAGGAATAGCAGGACGCTTGGTAACCCTGGTTAGTTGGGTTGGTTCATTCGTGATATCGTATTCGTTCAGCTTCCTTATGGATTGGAACTCTGCAG GCACATTTTTCTTGTTCTCAGCAGCGAGCCTGGTTACTGTGTTGTTCGTGGCAAGGCTAGTGCCagaaactaaagggagaacactcGAAGAGATCCAAGAATCGCTAATGGCCGGCACATGA
- the LOC123145691 gene encoding sugar transporter ERD6-like 16 isoform X1, with product MAAALPPSTAPPLLTRRSAAGLERSRRSPRGQHGGCCARRLPAAATAGATCGLTRRATAVAAAARAGEGAEEGSLQMVLLSTAVAVCGSFEFGTCVGYSAPAQAGIVGDIGLSNSQYGIFASVLTVGAMVGALTSGRLADTLGRKMTMRLAAIVGIFGWLAIYLAKGATMLCLGRVLLGYCTGVLSYVVPVFISEIAPKGLRGGLAASNQLFICSGCSAAYIIGATISWRSLVIVGLVPCVFLLVGLPFIPESPRWLANIGREKEFRASLQKLRGEKADISGEATEIIEHVESVLGLPKARIQDLFHRKNMYAVIVRTKQFHQPTSFPKDLIFHHHERSSSFDAQVGVGLKVFQQLGGINALGFYTSYIFSSAGFSGKLGTTLIGIIQIPITLLGALLMDRSGRRTLLLVSSSGTFVGCFLTGLSFYFKAQGLYTQLVPTLALYGILAYYVAYSIGMGPVPWVIMSEIFSINMKGIAGRLVTLVSWVGSFVISYSFSFLMDWNSAGTFFLFSAASLVTVLFVARLVPETKGRTLEEIQESLMAGT from the exons ATGGCTGCCGCGCTCCCTCCGTCGACCGCTCCGCCGCTCCTCACCCGCCGCTCCGCAGCAGGCCTCGAACGCAGCCGCCGGTCGCCGCGCGGGCAGCATGGCGGCTGCTGTGCGCGCCGGTTGCCGGCAGCGGCGACCGCCGGCGCCACATGCGGCCTGACGCGGAGAGCCACGGCTGTGGCGGCGGCCGCTCGGGCCGGGGAGGGCGCGGAGGAGGGGTCGCTGCAGATGGTCCTGCTCAGCACCGCGGTGGCCGTGTGCGGTTCCTTCGAGTTCGGCACCTGT GTTGGGTATTCTGCGCCGGCTCAGGCTGGAATCGTCGGCGACATTGGACTGTCCAATTCACAG TATGGCATCTTTGCATCTGTCTTGACGGTTGGTGCAATGGTCGGCGCTCTGACCAGTGGCCGCCTTGCAGACACTCTTGGACGCAAAATG ACCATGCGGCTGGCAGCAATTGTAGGCATTTTTGGTTGGCTTGCTATATACCTAGCCAAG GGCGCAACGATGCTCTGCTTGGGACGAGTCTTGCTGGGCTACTGTACAGGGGTCCTTTCTTATGTG GTACCTGTCTTCATATCTGAAATAGCACCAAAGGGTCTCCGAGGAGGCCTTGCAGCCTCAAACCAG CTGTTTATTTGTTCAGGGTGTTCAGCTGCCTACATCATTGGAGCAACGATTTCGTGGCGCTCTTTGGTTATCGTGG GATTAGTGCCTTGTGTGTTCCTCCTCGTGGGTCTTCCCTTCATTCCCGAGTCTCCAAGGTGGCTG GCCAACATCGGGAGAGAGAAAGAATTCCGTGCTTCACTACAAAAGCTTAGGGGTGAAAAGGCTGACATATCTGGAGAGGctactgagattata GAGCATGTTGAATCAGTTCTGGGTTTACCTAAGGCCAGGATTCAGGATTTGTTTCACAGGAAAAATATGTATGCAGTCATTGTAAGAACTAAGCAATTTCATCAACCTACTTCGTTTCCGAAAGATCTTATTTTTCATCATCATGAAAGAAGTTCTAGCTTTGATGCACAGGTGGGCGTCGGCCTGAAGGTCTTTCAGCAACTGGGGGGAATAAACGCATTAGGCTTCTATACAAGCTATATCTTTTCATCTGCAG GGTTTTCTGGTAAACTTGGGACCACATTGATCGGCATTATTCAG ATTCCAATCACGTTACTTGGGGCCCTTCTCATGGATAGGAGTGGAAGAAGAACCCTTCTACTG GTGTCTTCATCTGGCACATTTGTGGGCTGCTTTCTTACTGGGCTATCATTCTACTTCAAG GCACAAGGACTGTACACACAATTGGTTCCTACATTGGCTCTTTACGGCATACTG GCATACTATGTGGCATACTCAATTGGAATGGGACCTGTTCCTTGGGTTATCATGTCCGAG ATATTCTCAATCAACATGAAAGGAATAGCAGGACGCTTGGTAACCCTGGTTAGTTGGGTTGGTTCATTCGTGATATCGTATTCGTTCAGCTTCCTTATGGATTGGAACTCTGCAG GCACATTTTTCTTGTTCTCAGCAGCGAGCCTGGTTACTGTGTTGTTCGTGGCAAGGCTAGTGCCagaaactaaagggagaacactcGAAGAGATCCAAGAATCGCTAATGGCCGGCACATGA
- the LOC123145692 gene encoding uncharacterized protein: MLMLRAATARAASTVVAGARRRPGLLPVAVAGLSSSSSGPPSGGKRRKGQRRGEAKPQPQPLPGHSEIPSNKKANARPAKDRRKVRPAEEAPQGPSGQGQEIELRKQPPEKPKRVVRWRCATGCGACCKLDKGPEFPTPDEVFADFPDHLQLYKSMIGPDGWCNNYDKSNRTCNIYEDRPFFCRVEPKVFEEFFGVPRSKFDREACSACVDNIKMVYGQDSPELGNFKRVIREESSKHEASMNEVKLLDTTNTTGT, encoded by the exons ATGCTCATGTTGCGGGCCGCCACCGCCAGGGCGGCGTCGacggtcgtcgccggcgccagGAGGAGACCCGGCCTCCTGCCTGTCGCTGTCGCCGGTCTCTCGTCCTCCTCATCAGGACCACCATCGGGCGGGAAGAGGAGGAAGGGCCAGCGGCGGGGCGAGGCCAAGCCCCAGCCCCAGCCCTTGCCTGGGCACTCCGAGATCCCCAGCAACAAGAAGGCCAACGCGAGGCCGGCCAAGGACAGGAGGAAGGTTCGCCCAGCGGAAGAGGCGCCGCAAGGGCCGTCGGGCCAGGGCCAGGAGATTGAGTTGAGGAAGCAGCCGCCGGAGAAGCCGAAGCGGGTGGTGCGGTGGCGCTGCGCGACGGGGTGCGGCGCGTGCTGCAAGCTGGACAAGGGCCCCGAGTTCCCCACCCCCGACGAGGTCTTCGCCGACTTCCCCGACCACCTCCAG CTGTACAAGAGCATGATTGGTCCCGATGGATGGTGCAACAACTACGACAAGTCCAATCGAACCTGCAACATCTACGAAG ACCGGCCATTCTTCTGCAGGGTCGAACCGAAGGTTTTCGAAGAGTTCTTTGGCGTGCCACGCAGCAAGTTCGACAGGGAAGCCTGCAG TGCTTGCGTGGATAACATCAAGATGGTGtatggccaggactctcctgagcTTGGAAACTTCAAGCGGGTCATAAGGGAGGAAAGTAGTAAGCATGAAGCAAGCATGAACGAGGTTAAATTGTTGGATACCACAAATACTACTGGTACCTGA
- the LOC123145693 gene encoding uncharacterized protein HI_0077, whose amino-acid sequence MDAVGGAGGAVVVDKAGGQAPPKTLVDWALKILDTADPDEKARLGDLAATEWLRGAIPLPYDPAQPARAPPDRPARSDAVRLLPPSQAPKLGKGGSAQSRLAMLHSLAHIESWAVDLSWDIVARFGAQLRMPRGFFDDFARVAQDEGRHFAVLSARLRELGSHYGALPAHDGLWDSAMRTSHCLLARLAVEHCVHEARGLDVLPTTISRFRSGGDEETAKLLEDIIYPEEITHCAAGVRWFRYLCLRSLPSDPIAPPVPQPKSQCSELLEGRTGDDNKTSQAVHDGLADKPTEDINSHDEAVQQVGDGLARCSLGDADEMAIIERFHSIVREHFRGPLKAPFNAEARKAAGFGPAWYEPLAVKEVETQAIEQSE is encoded by the exons ATGGATGCCGTGGGCGGTGCCGGTGGAGCGGTCGTCGTCGACAAAGCGGGCGGGCAGGCGCCGCCCAAGACGCTGGTTGACTGGGCGCTGAAGATCCTCGACACGGCCGACCCCGACGAGAAGGCCCGGCTGGGCGACCTCGCCGCCACCGAGTGGCTCCGCGGCGCCATCCCGCTCCCCTACGACCCGGCGCAGCCCGCGCGCGCCCCGCCGGACCGCCCGGCGCGGAGCGACGCGGTGCGGCTGCTCCCGCCCTCCCAGGCGCCGAAGCTGGGGAAGGGCGGCAGCGCGCAGAGCCGGCTGGCGATGCTGCACTCGCTGGCGCACATCGAAAGCTGGGCCGTGGACCTCTCCTGGGACATCGTCGCCCGCTTCGGCGCGCAGCTCCGCATGCCCCGCGGCTTCTTCGACGACTTCGCCCGCGTCGCGCAGGACGAAGGGCGGCACTTCGCGGTGCTCTCCGCGCGGCTCCGGGAGCTGGGGTCGCACTACGGCGCGCTCCCCGCGCACGACGGCCTCTGGGACTCGGCCATGCGCACCTCGCACTGCCTCCTCGCCCGCCTGGCTGTCGAGCACTGCGTCCACGAG GCCAGGGGATTAGATGTCCTTCCAACCACCATATCAAGATTCCGCTCTGGTGGGGATGAAGAAACAGCCAAACTGCTTGAAGACATCATTTATCCAGAAGAGATAACACACTGTGCAGCTGGCGTTAGATGGTTTAGATACTTGTGCCTCCGGTCCCTCCCCAGTGATCCAATTGCACCTCCAGTTCCGCAGCCTAAATCCCAATGCTCTGAGCTGCTGGAAGGTAGGACAGGTGACGATAATAAGACTTCTCAAGCGGTGCATGATGGATTGGCAGATAAGCCGACAGAAGATATTAATAGCCATGACGAGGCGGTTCAACAAGTGGGCGATGGACTGGCAAGGTGCAGCCTAGGCGACGCCGATGAAATGGCAATCATTGAGAGATTCCACAGCATCGTTAGAGAGCATTTCCGAGGACCCCTGAAGGCCCCCTTCAATGCGGAGGCTAGGAAGGCAGCTGGATTTGGGCCTGCCTGGTATGAACCCCTGGCGGTGAAGGAGGTTGAGACACAAGCAATCGAGCAAAGTGAGTAG